The Streptomyces sp. NBC_00569 genomic sequence GTGGGCGGCTACATGCCTTCGTCGGTGGCGGACGCCGAGGGAGTGGGCGGTGGCGGCATGACCGGCGGCCCGGGCGGAGGCGCTCCGAGCCCCTCCGCATCGAGCGGCGCAGGATCGACCGACGTGGCGTCCGGCGGCAACGCGATGGTGAACGCCCGAGGCGGCATGGTCAACCTCGGCGAGCTGGGCCTCGCCGCGGGTTACGTCGTCGTGGAACCGGGCGCCCGAGGCCGCACCCTCACCGACTCCGAGGGCACCTACTACGGCACGGCACCCGCCGCCATCGTCGACCTGAAAGCCGCCGTCCGGTACGTGCGCGCCAACAAGGGCGCCATCCCGGGCGACACCGACCGGATCGTCTCCACCGGCACCAGCGCCGGCGGCGCCCTCTCCTCGCTGCTCGGCGCGTCCGGCGACAGCCGGATCTACTCCTCGTACCTCAGGGACATCGGTGCCGCCGACGCGAGCGACGCCGTCTTCGCCGCCGGCGCCTGGTGCCCGATCACCGACCTGGAGCACGCCGACGGCGCGTACGAGTGGAACTGGGGCACCAACGCCACGAACGCGGGCTCACAGGTCGACCCGACAGTGTCCAAGGCCCTCCAGGCCCAGTACGCGGAGTACCAGGCCTCACTCAAGCTGCGCGGCCTGAACGGCTTCGGCAGGCTCACGGCGCGCAACTACGACGCATACCTGCTCCAGCAGTACCTCCAGCCGTCCGCCACCACCTACCTGGCAGGCCTCTCCGACGCCGACCGCACGACGTACCTGGCCGCCAACCCGTTCATCACCTGGACCGCCGGCAAGGCCACCTTCACCTGGGACGACTTCCTCACCCACGTCGGCGCACGCAAGAAGTCCGCCCCGGCCTTCGACGCCTTCGACCTGTCGGCGGGGGAGAACAACGAGTTCGGCGCGGGCACCACCCAGTCCCGCCACTTCACGGCTTACAGCCTCAAGAACGACACAACAGGCGTCACCAGCAAGCGGCTTGAGAGCGACATCCCCGAGAAGCTCGACCTGATGAACCCGATGTACCACCTCGCCAAGAAGAACCCGGGCCGCGCCAGGCACTGGTGGATCCGACTCGGCACCAAGGACAGCGACACCTCGCTCAACATCTCCGCCAACCTCGCGGCGGTGCTGGACAACCTGGGTGACAACGTCAACCACCTCTACTACTGGGACGAAGGGCACGGCGCGAACACCGACGCCGCCGACTTCATCACCTGGATCGCCAAGGTGACGGGCCACGGGGCGAAGTAGCCACGAGCCGCGGCGGCGCGCACCGGCGCCGCCGCAGCCGCCGGGCACGGAGCAAGGCCCGCACACCGCCGACGCCCGCGGCAACGCCCGGCACAAACCTCGCGGTACGCGGACCTGTTCCGGCACGCGCTCGTTTCGCGGCGTCGACAGGCGCTCTCGTCGAGTCCGCGGTGCCGCTCACACGCCGCGCTCTGCCACTCCGTGCTGCGGCTTCGCTCCCGAAGGAGTACCCGGGGCAAACTCCACCAGGAGCAGGGCGGAGTCGTCGTCCGGTGGCGCCCCCGTGAAGGCAGCCACGTCGGCGCGCAGCCGGCCCAGGGCCGTCTCGGGGCTGGCTTCCCTCAGCAGCGGACCCGCCCGCTCACTCACTGGGTAGAACCGTCCCGCACTGTTCCGTGCCTCGCTCAGACCGTCGGTGTAGAGGAGGAGCCGGTCCCCGGCGTGCAGGGTCACCCGCGTGAAGTTGTCCTGTCGGTGGCTGGATCCCGCCAGGGCGGTGAGTCCGAACGGTGGCACCGGCACAGCCGGTTCGACGAGCTCGATCCGTCCGTCCGAGGTGAGCAGCAACGGAGCGGGATGGCCGTGGTTGAACACGATGAGGTGTCCGTCGGGGTCGACTTGGGCGAGGAGCCCGGTCACGAAACGCTCGCCGTCGGTCCTGCGGTCCATGGCGCTCTCGATGCGGTGACTGACGTCCGCCAGGTCCACGACGTCGGGAGCGGCCTCCCGGAACGCGGTCAGCACCACAGCGGCGCAGCGCACGGTCTCGAGCCCCTTGCCCTGGACGTCGGCGACGACGAGGCGGACGCCGTGGAGGGAAGGAACCGCCTCGTACAGGTCCCCGCCGATGCGGGTGGCGCGACTGGCCGAAATGTAGGAGGCAGCCAGGCGGACGGGGCCGATCGTCGGTGGCAGCGGGGCGAAGAGCACGTCCTCCAGGGTGTTGGCCACTTCCTGTACGTCCACGAGGCGTCGTTCGGTCCTCAGCCTCGCCTGCGCCGCGTAGACAGCTGCCAGCGTGACGTAGGCGATGGCGGCCAGTGCGACGTACATCCGTAAGGCGCCCAGTCGGTCGGCCTTCGCCGCGAACGCGACGCACAGGGCAACGGCGACGCCGCCCATCAGCAGGACGTTCCGTAGGGATCCCCGCGCGGCCGCGATCGCCGGGCCCGTGGCGTACAGCGGCAGCAGGTTGAAACTCGGACCCGTGGCCGTGTCCACGACGGCGATGCCCAACATGACCGCCAGCGGCAGCGCACTCGGTGAAGCAGCCATCGCCTTGATCCGGCGCAACTCCACGGCTGTACCTCCCGCGCTCACTGGCCGGGGGCTTACCTGTTCGCCCAGCCCGGGATGACGCGGATCGACCGAGAGAGGCTGTGCGGCCGCCTGCCGACCCGCCTGCCATACCAGCATAAGAAGGGCATGACGAACACACGAGGCGGAGCGGGCCGCGCACCGCCGCTCGACTTCACCGACGACATCCTGGAACACAGGTTCCACGGGCCGGCCCAGGCCTGGGTCGGCTCCGACGAGCCCCTCGTGGTGCTGGGGGTTGCCGGTACGGGAAAAGGGGTGTGGCAGACGTGTCGGCGCGTCATGGGGGAGCCGGTCGGGCCTTTGGGGAAGATCTGGTCATGGTCGATGCGAAAGCAGTTCTTGAGGGCGGTCCTGACGATCTTCCTGAGCGGATCGTCTCCGTCTCCACGCCCGGGCTCGACGTCAAGGTTCCGTTGCGCGGCGGGTACGAGCACTTCAGGGCCACGACACGTGAGAAGGAGACCTCGCAGGGTCCGCTGCCCGTGTACGAGTGGTGGGAGCGCACGGAACTGCCTGGGTAGATGTGCCCCCGCAGCGCGCGCCCCGAGCTCGGCCGGTGCCGACCACCACTTGCTCCGGGTGGTCTGGTCGGAAAGGTCGATCTCGATCGTGCCGGAGCGGAGCAGATCTTTGTGGGAGAGCCGGCGCCGGGGCGACGTGCCCCTGCCGGTGTCCAATGCCTTCACTCGCCGGGTCCATCAGTCCGGCGGCTCCGTCGGGGCCGGCCGGTCCGGCTTCGGCTCCGCAGGGTCGGGTTCCTCCGGCCTTGGGGGCGGCGCGGGCGGCTCAGGTGGCGGGACGGGCCGTGTCGGGGGGTCCGGTGGGTTCGGCGGCTCGACCGGCTTCGGCCCATCGGGCGGTTTGCCAGGGCCCGGGGGCTCTGGGCGTGGCGGGGGTTCGGGAGACGGCACGGGGGCGACGTCGGGGTCGGTTGGTACAGGCACAGTTCCCATGATCACGGCTCCTACCGGCCGAGGCTGTGTTGCGTTGCCATGACGATCACTCTCGCGGCGGCGGCTCCCTCGGCCTCGCGCACCGCTGCGTCCAGGGCCTGCCCGGCGGCGAGCGATCATCAGCGCGAGCCGGCCGCTCCGGGCGCCGAACGCAGCAACACACGCGCGCCCGATGTCACCGTCGGCGCCGGTGACCACCACCGTGCGTCAAGCGCCCGCGTGATGTGTCATACGGTGCGGGTTTCCCTGATCAACGTCGGCAAACGGCCGTGGGGACCGTGCCGTGGGGGTGGGCTGATCGTAGGGTCGAGAACAGGCAGAAGAGGCTCGGGCGAGGGAGGCAGCTGATGCCGGTCGTGACGCGGTTCCATGCCGACGCGCCTCCGCTCGTCATGAGCCACTGGCACCCGATCGGCTGGACCGAGGCGCTCGCCCAGTGCCGCCACAGTCGAGCGATGGCGCGCATCGACGGAGTGAGCGGCACGTGTGGTGACGAGCTGCTGGACCACGCGCCTGCCAAGAGCGAGGACTGTGCCGAGGCCGGGTCGGTCAGAACGGCGAATCAGGAGTTGTGCGGCCGGCTCTGGCCTCACAGGCGGGGCCTTGTCGGTGCGTCCGGGCTGCGGCGGACGCGGAAGAGGCGCGGCTGGATGATCGTCTTCGTTTTCTCGGCCTCGACGAGGGACGTTGCGGCGACGTGGAGTGTCTTGGACGCGGGTGACGTGATCGACGCCGCTACCAGAGCGGAGGGTGTGGACACTCGTAAGCCCGGCCCCGACCGCAGGCCTGTTGCTCTGAAGAAGGCGGGCGTGGCGCCGGCCCAAGCGCTGGTCGTCGGCTACAGCCTCGCAGGGCGTGCAGGCTGCGGCCCGGGCCGAGGTGCCGCTTCTTTTGGTGCCGTTCCGCGGACTCGGCCAGCGGGCTTTGCACGCGGTCGGCGCCTGGAAGGCCACGCAGGTGTTGCCGGACTGCGGACCTGTTTCAACGGTCGTGCGTATCGCGGACCCTGCCCGCTGAGCGCCCGAATTCGTTTGGCCGCACTGCAGTGAGTGAGATGTTCGGCGCCGACTACACGGTCTCTGTCGAGTTCTACGATCTGCTCCAGGCCGAAACCGACCGCCGCTTGGCGAAACGGCGCTTCGCCGAGGCGGCCGGCCGCGCCCGGCACGGGATCCTTGATGTCGGTGCGGGTACCGGGATCGTCACCGAGACCCTGTTGAACGCCTCCGCCGCGCCGATCCACGCTGTCGAGCCGGCGGCCCCGATGCGCGCGGCGCTGCTGTCCCGCCTGGCTGGTCTGGGCGCTGACCAGCGTGCCCGCGTCACCCTTCACCCCGAGTCCATCGAGCGAGCGGGACTCGAGGAGGTCGCAGACCTGGCCGTCGCCTCCAACATCATCGCCTGCCTCGATCCCGCCACCCGACGCTCCGCCTGGCAGGCCGTCAGCCGCGCGCTCCTGCCCGGCGGGCTACTCCTCTTCGACCCTCCGCCCACCGAACTGCCGACCGGGCGCGAGAGAGTAGGACGGCTCGGGCCGGTCCGGGTAGGCCCGGACATCTACGGTGCTGACATCACCCGGGAACCCCATGCGGGGGTCGTGCGGATGGTCTTCACCTATCACGTCGAACGGGACGGACGGGTGTTGCGCCGGGAGCGGGAGGCATTCAAGCTGTGGCCCGCCAGCGCTTCGGAGATCGGCGCGGAACTCGAGGCACAGGGCCTGCAGGTCGTGCACGCCCCCAGCGCCGATCTTCTGGCCGCCCGCCGCGCCGCACATTGAGGGAGGTGTGTGGGCCGGCGCTGCGCACCCGAGCCTGTTGCGAAAGTTGATCTTTTACGTTGACGGTCATGTCTCGTGCGATGTGATGCCGCGTCTGTAGGCAGGTGGGAGCGGTTCTTGCGGAAGCCGTGCGCCTTGCTGCGCGCGCTCGGTCCGGCCTTGCATCGCCGTCCCCGGCCACGCCCGGGCGTACCGGACTGCGTCCGGCACGGTCTCGGGTCTGCGCTCGGCCCGTGAGCGATTCCTCGGTCGGGCCCCGCCTTCGGCCCCGCTGTACCGACGTGACCCGATGCCGGCGATGCAACCTTGGCATCGGCCTCAGGCGGGCTGTCGCGCGACGCACGCCCCGCCTCAGTCGCGTGCCTCCTGTGCCTCGACTGTCGCGTCCAGCTCGCGCCGTTCACCGGCGGCACGGGCGCGGTCCTTCGCCGTGGCCTCGGTGACGTCCAGGAACACCTGGTCGGCGAGAGGCCAGCGGTCGGTCATGTCCGACTTGATGCGGACGAGTACCTCTTCGACATCCTCGCTGTCCATACCGCCGACCAGGTCGACGCGGACGGCGACGAGCGTGGAGCGGGTACCCAGGCGCATGGTCAGCAGAGTGGTGACGGTGTCGATCTCCCGCTGTTCGTCGAGAAACTCGTGGATCTCGCGGCGCAGTACAGGGTCGGCAGCCTCGCCGATCAGCTGCGCGCGCGACTGGCCGGCCAGCTGGAACGCGACGAAGACGAGCAAGGCACCGATGAGGAGCGAGGCCCAGGCTTCGTAGGCGATGTTGCGGGTGAGCATGTGCAGGCCCACGCCGACGATGGCGAACACGACACCCAGGCAGGCGGTGGAGTCCTCGGCGAGCACGGTCCGCAGGGCCGGGTCGTCGCCCGCGCGGATCTCGCGCACCATGCCACGCGAGGCGTGCCGGGCATTGCCGCGGATCTGAACCAGAGCCCTCACCAGCGAGGATCCCTCCGCGAGGAGCGCGACGGCGAGCACGGCGAGCACCACGACGTAGCCGTCGCGTGTCTCGGAGCCGCCCGAACGCAATGCCTCGATCCCCTGGAAGAAGGAGAAGCAGCCGCCCATCACGAAGATGCCGACGGCAGCGAGCAGGGACCAGAAGTAGCGTTCCTTGCCATATCCGAAGGGATGCTTGGCGTCCGGAGCGCGGGTGCTGCGCGTGAGCGAGGCCAGCAGGAAGACCTCGTTGATGCTGTCGGCCACCGAGTGCGCCGCCTCGGACAGCAGGGCGGGCGAGTTCGCGAACAGCCCGCCGAGCAGCTTGGCCAGCGCGATGACGAGATTGGCACCGAGGGCGACATAGACGGTGACAGCCGTCTTGCTGTCCTCGTCCGGATCACTTCGCTTCCGCTGGGCGTCAGACATCGTTCCACCTTGGTCGTGAGCAGGGGCGAGGTAATTCGGGAGTGGGTCGCACGGGGCGCGCCCGAGCAGTCGGGGCGAATGCCTGGTGGCCGGAGCGGGGCGGGCTCCCCGCCCGATCACGGGCAGCACCCGTCCTTGAGTTACGACTCACAGTGCTCACAGGAGGAGCACGGCGATCGTGGCGACGCCCGGCACCGCGAAGGTGGAGCAGTCACTGAGGTGCCCTGCGTGCAGTCGCGGCACGGGCAGTACCCGGCGAGCGCGGTGCCACGTGCTGTGGTGCACGGTTGGCCGGGCGAGCCCGGCCGCGAGGCCCGTGGACAGCAGCCCGAGCAGCACTCCTGTGGTGCGCCAGGGCGGGTGACGTGGTGGACGGGACCGTGGTGATGGCAAGGGGCACCTCAGCAACGTAGCCAATCTGGTGGGTGAAGGAGCAGGCGGCGCGACCGGCGGGAGTGCGAGCCCGCAGCGATCAGGACGCATGCGAGGGAGGCAGCGAGCAGGCCGGCCAGGTCAGGCAGACATCGTGTCGGCAATGCGGATGCGGCGGCCTGAGGCTCGGT encodes the following:
- a CDS encoding class I SAM-dependent methyltransferase; amino-acid sequence: MFGADYTVSVEFYDLLQAETDRRLAKRRFAEAAGRARHGILDVGAGTGIVTETLLNASAAPIHAVEPAAPMRAALLSRLAGLGADQRARVTLHPESIERAGLEEVADLAVASNIIACLDPATRRSAWQAVSRALLPGGLLLFDPPPTELPTGRERVGRLGPVRVGPDIYGADITREPHAGVVRMVFTYHVERDGRVLRREREAFKLWPASASEIGAELEAQGLQVVHAPSADLLAARRAAH
- a CDS encoding cation diffusion facilitator family transporter; its protein translation is MSDAQRKRSDPDEDSKTAVTVYVALGANLVIALAKLLGGLFANSPALLSEAAHSVADSINEVFLLASLTRSTRAPDAKHPFGYGKERYFWSLLAAVGIFVMGGCFSFFQGIEALRSGGSETRDGYVVVLAVLAVALLAEGSSLVRALVQIRGNARHASRGMVREIRAGDDPALRTVLAEDSTACLGVVFAIVGVGLHMLTRNIAYEAWASLLIGALLVFVAFQLAGQSRAQLIGEAADPVLRREIHEFLDEQREIDTVTTLLTMRLGTRSTLVAVRVDLVGGMDSEDVEEVLVRIKSDMTDRWPLADQVFLDVTEATAKDRARAAGERRELDATVEAQEARD
- a CDS encoding PP2C family protein-serine/threonine phosphatase gives rise to the protein MELRRIKAMAASPSALPLAVMLGIAVVDTATGPSFNLLPLYATGPAIAAARGSLRNVLLMGGVAVALCVAFAAKADRLGALRMYVALAAIAYVTLAAVYAAQARLRTERRLVDVQEVANTLEDVLFAPLPPTIGPVRLAASYISASRATRIGGDLYEAVPSLHGVRLVVADVQGKGLETVRCAAVVLTAFREAAPDVVDLADVSHRIESAMDRRTDGERFVTGLLAQVDPDGHLIVFNHGHPAPLLLTSDGRIELVEPAVPVPPFGLTALAGSSHRQDNFTRVTLHAGDRLLLYTDGLSEARNSAGRFYPVSERAGPLLREASPETALGRLRADVAAFTGAPPDDDSALLLVEFAPGTPSGAKPQHGVAERGV
- a CDS encoding subtype B tannase encodes the protein MKHKAVNRRSVVIGIGAAAGAAATGGIALGAQAEETGATRAPSAPAGSAGSLAFDKDDYTELTTTITTDAGDKLVKYHFYKAVTYVTKPVDEKYQCLNVSVPVEIDGRTVDATRAPIVLANSVGGYMPSSVADAEGVGGGGMTGGPGGGAPSPSASSGAGSTDVASGGNAMVNARGGMVNLGELGLAAGYVVVEPGARGRTLTDSEGTYYGTAPAAIVDLKAAVRYVRANKGAIPGDTDRIVSTGTSAGGALSSLLGASGDSRIYSSYLRDIGAADASDAVFAAGAWCPITDLEHADGAYEWNWGTNATNAGSQVDPTVSKALQAQYAEYQASLKLRGLNGFGRLTARNYDAYLLQQYLQPSATTYLAGLSDADRTTYLAANPFITWTAGKATFTWDDFLTHVGARKKSAPAFDAFDLSAGENNEFGAGTTQSRHFTAYSLKNDTTGVTSKRLESDIPEKLDLMNPMYHLAKKNPGRARHWWIRLGTKDSDTSLNISANLAAVLDNLGDNVNHLYYWDEGHGANTDAADFITWIAKVTGHGAK
- a CDS encoding DUF5988 family protein, translating into MVDAKAVLEGGPDDLPERIVSVSTPGLDVKVPLRGGYEHFRATTREKETSQGPLPVYEWWERTELPG